The Microtus ochrogaster isolate Prairie Vole_2 chromosome 4, MicOch1.0, whole genome shotgun sequence nucleotide sequence GGGGCAGGGAATCAAACCAGGaccccaccttagtttttgagaacCTAGAGCTTCCATTTGGGTAGggtgactggccagcaagcccctgggGTCTGTCCACCCAGCATTGTTGTGGTTACGGAAAAGATCACTGCACCGACCTTTATTcctgttctggggatctgaactcaggtcctcagcttgctcagcaagcattttactcactgagctgtcCCCAGTCCCTggccttgtttttttatttattccagcATAGGAAGGgctactggggattgaacccacacATTCCAccagccaccatcaccaccagtcTAACACTCTACTACTAAGCTCCAATCCTTTGCTGACTGGGTATTCCTGTGGCTGAACTCTAGTTGCCCCTGTGAAAACAGGgataactggggctggagagatggctcagtggttaagagcattgcctgctcttccaaaggttctgagttcaattcccagccaccacatggtggctcacaaccatctgtaatgaagtctggtgccctcttctgacctgcaagcatacacacagacagaatattgtatacataataaataataaataaatattaaaaaaaaaaaacagggataaCTGTCTCAACCttctaggaaggttgagaaggtAAAACTTAGCCATGAAGATAAAAATGCCAATCCTCTGGTAATTAACCTGTGTGAGAACTCTGGCTTTCCTATGAGATAATCTCAGGAAGGACTTGGGCTCCAAGAGACAGTTAAAGCTACCTGAAGTTCTTCCTAGTTCTTGAGTTCCAGTAACAGGGTGAGATAACACTCCCTCCGGCACATGAGTCCCTTAAGAgttctggctttctctctctctctctctctctNNNNNNNNNNNNNNNNNNNNNNNNNNNNNNNNNNNNNNNNNNNNNNNNNNNNNNNNNNNNNNNNNNNNNNNNNNNNNNNNNNNNNNNNNNNNNNNNNNNNNNNNNNNNNNNNNNNNNNNNNNNNNNNNNNNNNNNNNNNNNNNNNNNNNNNNNNNNNNNNNNNNNNNNNNNNNNNNNNNNNNNNNNNNNNNNNNNNNNNNNNNNNNNNNNNNNNNNNNNNNNNNNNNNNNNNNNNNNNNNNNNNNNNNNNNNNNNNNNNNNNNNNNNNNNNNNNNNNNNNNNNNNNNNNNNNNNNNNNNNNNNNNNNNNNNNNNNNNNNNNNNNNNNNNNNNNNNNNNNNNNNNNNNNNNNNNNNNNNNNNNNNNNNNNNNNNNNNNNNNNNNNNNNNNNNNNNNNNNNNNNNNNNNNNNNNNNNNNNNNNNNNNNNNNNttctacttcccatgtagattagatccatgtttgtctctcttagggttctcactGTTGTGTAGgtactctgggattgtgatttataggctggctttctttgctttatgtttaaaaaacacatatgagtgagtacatgtgataattgtctttctgtgtctgggttacctcactcaaaaataatgttttctagtttcatccattttcctgcaaaattcaagctgtcattatctttttctgctgtgtagtaagtactccattgtgtaaatgtaccacattttccttatccattcttcggttgaggggcatttaggttgtttccaggttctagctatgacaaacaaagctgttttgaacttagttgagcatatgtccttgtggcacgattgagcatcctttggatatatacccaaaagtggtattactgggtcttaaggaagggtgtttcataattttctgagaaatcaccacactgacatccaaaggggctgtaccagcttgcattcccaccagtaatgcaggagtgttcccttttccccacaacctctccaagttgtcatcagtgtttttgattttggccattcttacaggtgtaagaNNNNNNNNNNNNNNNNNNNNNNNNNNNNNNNNNNNNNNNNNNNNNNNNNNNNNNNNNNNNNNNNNNNNNNNNNNNNNNNNNNNNNNNNNNNNNNNNNNNNNNNNNNNNNNNNNNNNNNNNNNNNNNNNNNNNNNNNNNNNNNNNNNNNNNNNNNNNNNNNNNNNNNNNNNNNNNNNNNctgcaggccagaagagggcaccagacctcattacagatggttgtgagccaccatgtggttgctgggaattgaactcaggacctttggaagagtaggcaatgctcttaagcactgagccatctctccagccccccctccatttttttattagattatgtgttcttttggtgtctaatttcttttttttaaagatttatttatttattatgtacacattgttcagcctccatgtatgcccacacgccagaagagggcaccagatctcattacatatggttgtgagccaccatgtggttgctaggaatagagctcaggacctctggaagagcagtcggtgctcttaacctctgagccatctctccagccccctggtgtctaatttcttgagttctttgtatattttggagatcagacctctgcctgatgtagggttagtgaagatcttttcctattctgtaggctgtcgttttgtcttgttgaccgtgtcctttgctttacagaagtttttcagtttcaggaggtcccatttattgattgagatctctctcctgccctttgctcttgcttcttttcttgatTGAGAGCGAATCTCGGGTAGCATGGAATTGCAttagacttgctgtgtagctgaggacgACTGTGAACTTCTTCTGGTCCTCCTCCCTTGTTTACCAAGTGCTAGAGTCACTGGTGTGCACTGCCGTACCTGGCTTATGCTGTGCCAGAGATTGACTACTAAGCTACACACCCCCATTCCATGGTGTAGGGGGAGGGTGTGcatatgtagaggtcaaaggacaaggaCAATTTTGGGGAGTCAGTGCTGGCCTTTTACATGTGCATTCCAGGAATTTAAAACCaactcatcaggcttggcagcaaggccTTACCTGCGGAACCATCTTACCATGCCTTGTTCTGCTGTTGATTATTGGttatttctttgctctttttgggctcttttgggggggggggcaccactcagctcccaaataaatcacatggagacttattcttacctGGCTTTTGCTTgccttatttctagccagctttttttttctatttaaatcatctcggggactggagagatggctcagtggttaagagcactagctgctcttccagaggtcccaggttcaattcccagcaaccacatggtagctcacaaccatctgtaatgagatctggtgccctcttctggtgtgcgggcatacatggaggcagaatgttgtatacataataaataaataaatataaaaaaaaaaagccgggcggtggtggcgcaagcctttaatcccagcactcgggaggcagaggcaggcggatctctgtgagttcgaggccagcctggtctaccaagggagttccaggacaggctccaaagctacagagaaaccctgtctcgaaaaaccaaaataaataaataaataaatcatctcATCTACCTATgcttctgtatacctttctttgcttcttaccCCTTGACctgttgtgtagctgggtgacagCCCctggtgtccttctccttcatttGCTCCTAGGGCTTCTCCTCCCATcgattctctctgcctgccaatcccgcctatcctttctcctttctttttttttttttggtttttcgagacagggtttccgctgtggctttggagcctgtcctggaactagctctgtagcccaggctggtctcgaactcacagagatccgcctgcctctgcctcccgagtgctgggatatcGCCCggccctttctcctttcttgttattggccattcagctctttatttgaccaatcagatgttttagacgggcagagtaacacagcttcacagaattaaacaaatgcaacattaaaAGAATTCaataggctgggtggtggtgccgtgtctttaatcccagcactcaggaggcagaggcagggggatctctgtgagttctgccatctctagggctgttacagagagaaaccttgtctcaaaaaaaccaccaccacaacaacaaaaacaaaaacaaaaaaagaatgcaacgacacatttttgcatcattaaacaaatgttccacagcataaacaaatgtaacacatcataAAATAGTATTCTACAACActgttcatttttaataacaaaaacgATGCTacttgttaatttaaaaaaaatcataccacATGGAAGCACACTGTACTGTAGAAAGGTCTCGTCTTCAATCATGGGAGTTACTACACTCTCCTTTTTCTACACTTTTTTCAGTCAACGCCCACAAATTCTTGAAGCCAGATGCCTGTATTATCCCCCTTTAAAGATGGGTAAATAGAATCACAGAGAGATTGCCTGGTGCTAAGATCacagagcaggaagtaaagagGCAGGAGACGACCTGAAAAGCCTGGCAGTACTTAGATATGGCCAATCGCCTAAAAGTAACTCCATAAGAGCGATTCTTAAGGGGTCTTGTATGAAAAATAGTATTTGCTAAaacaggtgtggtagcacatatccgtaatcccagcatttaggagatggaggcagaagtagaAATTCAGCGTCCTTCTACAGCTACATATAGTGTGCAGCTGGCACGGGACTGAAGTTGGGCCTGGTGTGTGAGCTCAGGCCATGGGCCCTAACTCTGTGCCTCCCTTTTATAGGTCCTAACCAGAGGCATGCGGCTGCCCCGCTTCTCCAGCACTTGTGTGCTTTCACTCTTAATAACACAGACCTGCATCCTGGTCTTCCTGGTCTCCCGGCAAATGCCCTTATCTCCAGCCGGCAGTAAGGGGCATGTGCATGTGCTCGTGCTGTCCTCGTGGCGCTCGGGCTCGTCTTTCGTGGGCCAGCTCTTCAGCCAACACCCAGATGTCTTCTACCTGATGGAGCCGGCCTGGCACGTGTGGAATGCCCTGTCGCAGGGCAGTGCCCCTGTGCTTCACATGGCCGTGCGCGACCTGGTCCGTTCAGTATTCCTATGCGACATGGACGTATTTGATGCCTACCTGCCCTGGCGCCGCAACGTCTCAGATCTCTTCCAGTGGGCGGTGAGTCGCGCGTTGTGCTCGCCTCCAGTCTGCAATGCCTTCGGTCCCGGCAACATCAGCAGCGAGGAGGTGTGCAAGTCTCTGTGCCCAGCGCGGCCCTTCGGCCTGGTCCAGGAAGCCTGCAGCTCTTATAGCCACATAGTGCTCAAGGAAGTGCGCTTCTTTAACCTGCAAGTTCTCTACCCGCTGCTCAATGACCCCGCGCTCAACCTGCGCATCGTGCACCTGGTGCGCGACCCGCGGGCGGTGCTGCGTTCCCGAGAGCAGACAGCTAAGGCGCTGGCGAGGGACAATGGCATCGTCTTGGGTACCAACGGTACTCAGGTGGAGGCGGACCCCCGGCTTCTCGTGGTCAGTGAGGTATGTCGCAGCCACGTGCGCATCGCAGAGGCCGCATTGTACAAGCCACCGCCCTTCCTGCAAGGTCGCTACCGCCTAGTGCGCTTCGAGGATCTGGCCCGGGACCCTCTCACCGAGATCCGTGAACTCTATGCCTTCACCGGCCTTAGCCTCACGCCGCAGCTCCAGACTTGGATCCACAACATCACGCACGGCTCAGGGCCAGGAACACGCCATGAGGCCTTCAAGACCTCATCCAGGGATGCGCTCAGTGTGTCCCAAGCCTGGCGTAACACGCTGCCCTTTGCAAAGATTCAGCGGGTCCAGGAACTGTGCGCTGGCGCACTGCAGCTGCTGGGCTACCGACCTGTGCACTCCGAGCGTGAGCAGCAGGACCTCTCTCTGGACCTCCTGCTGCCGAGAGGCATGGACAGTTTCAAGTGGGCTTCTTCCACCGATGAGCAGCCAGAATCTTAAGAGTTTTAGTGGAGAGTCCCGGTTTTGACCTTAGGGCCTAGCGGAGTATGATAAAGAAAGGGCTTGGAGAACCCAGTAGAAAGAACCAGCTGCTGAGAGTGGGGTGGTCTTTTCCTGTACTAGGAAAGGACTGAGTACaaattccacatttttttttcctccccagatCATGATTTTCCTTTGAGCCCTCTAGGATCTGGGTCGCCATCATGCATTCTTGTGAAAAGTGAAACCCCTGCCCTCTTCCTCTAGTCACAGAGCAGCCAGACCCagacttcctttcctttttactttctcttctctttggtaATACCATGTGATAGCAGAGAGCGGTGTCCCAGACCCGGTCAGGAGTGGAAGGCTACTGCTGCTGGCCAGCTCCTAAAATTTGTGCACCTGCCTCTCTTTTGCCCACCCCGACCTCTGCTCACCCCTGTGCACTAGTCTCAGGGGCCAGCAAAGACTTGGACAGTTATGTGCTGTCAAGAAGGAATCCGAGAGGATGCCTTTTGTGGTTTCCTCTTAGATTCTTTGCCTGACCTTCTAGGAAGGAGCCCAGGCACACACCCCGTGCCTGAGGGTGATGGATTTTTAATGAGTCTTTGATTCGTCCTGAAGTGAAAAATCCTAGTTCTGGAAATAAACATCATAAATGAGCtgcatggccgggcggtggtggcacacgcctttaatcccagcactcgggaggcagaggcaggcggatctctgtgagttcgagaccagcctggtctacagagctagttccaggacaggctccaaagccacagagaaaccctgtttcgaaaaaccaaaataaaataaaataaatgagctgCATGATCCAGACTAGAGTTTACAACTTACCAAGTTTGAAAATCATCCCAAGAAGTAACAGGTCTTGTCTGagatcacatctttttttttgtaatgtatttattatgtatatagtgttctgtctgcatgtatgtctgcgggccagaagagggtgccagatctccagattacagatggttgttgagccaccatgtgattgctgggaattgaactctggacctctggaagaacagtcagtgcttttaacctctgagccatctccccagctcccactgcCCAGGTCACATCTTAAGAAgggtgaagaaaggagagagatgctCTTACCACTGGGGGCTCAGTTACCAGGTAATACCTAGACATATTTGTCCCTTATAAAATATAACTAGGGCAAACAGGAAATGGTAAAATTCTGGGTTCAGAACAGAGAATCCTAAGTGTAACCTAGAGGAGCctagaagacaaagaagaggagggagcgAGTTGGGCAGCGAGCCAAGCATAACCAGTGGCAGGGTGAGAAGACTGGCAGGATCAGCGCCTGGGAGGTAGGTGGGTCGGGGCAGGTCATGGGGTGCCTGGAACTCAGGCTTGCCAGGagcttagaagaaaaaaaaatgtcataaagGGTGGTTCTGCCTTGCCTTGGTCCTtctagacagagaaagaatatttcCTGCAAACCACACCTGCTCTGCTAGCAAAGGGCTCATTCAGGGGGTGCTGGGCATGCAGAAAGCTTAGTCCTGAAACAAGAGCCAGTAAGTgaacagtaaatatttaaaagaagggCAGGCTTCCTTCCTCAAGTGAGAACAAAAAGTGGATTTGAGTCCACACTAAGCCCTGCAAGTCACGTAGGGACACACACTGATACAAGAACACGTCATTGTTACCACAACATGGTCCTCGTCATGGTTACTGGTTCCTGATTCTCAGCACAGGTGTGGCCTTTGACAACTGGTGGAATTTAGGACAAAGGGCAGGATACAAGATTTGAAGACTTtaggctttgggggggggggggacaggaagGGGCTCATGTTGCCCAGGCTTTCTtcaaactcattgtgtagctcagaATGACCTGGGAgacatgtgtatgcgtgtgtgcatacatttgtgtcttagttactttacTATTGCCATGATAAGgcgccatgaccaaggcaacttacaaaagaaagcatttaatttggggcttataATTCCATTAAGGTCCAAGACCGTaatggtagggagcatggcagcaggcatagCCCTagagcagtggctgagagctcacTTCTTGAGACACaatgagagggggggggggaggaagagagagagagagagagagagagagagagagagagagggaggaggaggaggaggagaggagggaggaagggagggggagagagagggaacggGAGGGGGACTAAGCTAACTGGGaaatggcttgggcttttgaaacctcaaggcccaaccctcctccaacaaggcttcAAGtcctccttcccaaacagctccaagTATTCACagatatgagcctgtggggcattctcattcaaaccacaattcACATGTATTGAATGTGGGCACGTGTATACCACAGCCTGCATGCAatcagagatcagaggacaaccttgggggtcttctctttccactttttacaaaatttttaactttcttgtcactgtatacattgtgtgtgtgtgggagctcacatgtggaggtcagaggtcaactttgtgggttccagggatcaaacccgGATCATAAGCCTTTTGTGTCAAGTGCTTTTACTTCATGAGTTTTCAGTATTATCTTCAgctccagagagagagggagagagaa carries:
- the LOC101984901 gene encoding carbohydrate sulfotransferase 5, which encodes MRLPRFSSTCVLSLLITQTCILVFLVSRQMPLSPAGSKGHVHVLVLSSWRSGSSFVGQLFSQHPDVFYLMEPAWHVWNALSQGSAPVLHMAVRDLVRSVFLCDMDVFDAYLPWRRNVSDLFQWAVSRALCSPPVCNAFGPGNISSEEVCKSLCPARPFGLVQEACSSYSHIVLKEVRFFNLQVLYPLLNDPALNLRIVHLVRDPRAVLRSREQTAKALARDNGIVLGTNGTQVEADPRLLVVSEVCRSHVRIAEAALYKPPPFLQGRYRLVRFEDLARDPLTEIRELYAFTGLSLTPQLQTWIHNITHGSGPGTRHEAFKTSSRDALSVSQAWRNTLPFAKIQRVQELCAGALQLLGYRPVHSEREQQDLSLDLLLPRGMDSFKWASSTDEQPES